A genomic stretch from Kribbella amoyensis includes:
- a CDS encoding oxidoreductase: protein MTWSTVDIPTLTGRRALVTGATSGLGYETAAELLRHDATVLLAARNADKAAATADRLAAVTGRPRPEVVALDLADLDSVERAAKTVAEHHDQLDLLINNAGVMAPPHLATAQGYELQIGTNHLGHFALTARLLPLLQAAGEPRVVTVSSFMHKTVRGISQGDFRAASGYRKWDSYGKSKLANVLFTLELDRRARAAGSHLLSLAAHPGYASTHLQTAGPVLAGNALEARVIGGFTKLVAQSAAAGAWPSLYAATAPEVRPGAFYGPSFFEYRGAPKEVTPTRTARDPELARRLWEWTVEATGVDAF, encoded by the coding sequence ATGACCTGGAGCACAGTGGACATCCCCACCCTCACCGGACGCCGGGCCCTCGTCACCGGGGCGACCAGCGGCCTCGGCTACGAGACGGCGGCCGAGCTGCTCAGGCACGACGCCACGGTGCTCCTCGCCGCGCGGAACGCGGACAAGGCGGCCGCGACCGCCGACCGGCTCGCCGCGGTCACCGGACGGCCGAGACCCGAGGTGGTCGCTCTCGACCTGGCCGATCTGGACAGCGTCGAGCGCGCCGCGAAGACGGTTGCCGAGCATCACGACCAGCTTGATCTGCTAATCAACAACGCGGGTGTGATGGCGCCGCCGCACCTGGCCACCGCCCAGGGGTACGAGCTGCAGATCGGGACCAACCACCTGGGCCACTTCGCCCTCACGGCCAGGTTGCTGCCGCTGCTCCAGGCGGCCGGCGAACCGCGGGTCGTCACGGTCAGCTCGTTCATGCACAAGACGGTGCGCGGGATCAGCCAGGGCGACTTCCGGGCCGCGAGCGGCTATCGGAAGTGGGACTCGTACGGCAAGTCGAAGCTCGCGAACGTGCTCTTCACGCTCGAGCTCGACCGCCGCGCCCGGGCCGCCGGTTCGCACCTGCTCAGCCTCGCCGCCCACCCCGGGTACGCGTCCACCCATCTGCAGACGGCCGGTCCCGTGCTGGCCGGGAACGCGCTGGAGGCGCGGGTGATCGGTGGCTTCACCAAGCTCGTTGCCCAGTCTGCCGCGGCCGGCGCCTGGCCGAGTCTGTACGCGGCCACGGCGCCCGAGGTCCGCCCTGGCGCCTTCTACGGGCCGAGCTTCTTCGAGTACCGCGGCGCGCCGAAGGAAGTCACCCCGACCCGGACCGCCCGTGACCCCGAACTGGCCCGGCGGCTCTGGGAGTGGACCGTCGAGGCCACCGGCGTCGACGCCTTCTGA
- a CDS encoding CocE/NonD family hydrolase, translating to MRRLAPVVAAVLAFTVVTPIAETQAQTAAGFSTAYQRIPGDGGSQLGAVVLTPTGQGEGPFPLVVMPSSWGVPNVEYVGQGAKLATAGFQVISYSSRGFWDSGGGIDIAGPPTVADVSKVIDWADEYTPADTDRVAAVGISYGAGVSLLAGARDDRIKAVGALSGWADLIGSLNPNDSVALQAVAGLLALGNVTGRPGPEMRSLQTKFLTGDYDGAIADARQLSPVRSAATVVDETNRNRPAVFLASAFEDSIFPPTQYTDFFTRLTGPKRLLLAHGDHATPEATGGIGLPNETWDKLVPWLRQHLTGTGGDDGAAVQVKDQRGVWRGYPNWAAVGEQRTSYLSKPVGLSRTGGLQGQASTGWSNRIGAGVPTRADSGVALVSGALQGLLSIPTGVATPLVDRSFAGVWAGPVYQQGAVVNGAPRLHVTVTPSARDTSLFAYLYDVDALGVGSLVTHKPYTVRGATPGKAVPLDFRLEATSWQVAAGHRLVLVVDTVDPRYLGRSALGSSVSFSSPAGDPAWLSVPIA from the coding sequence GTGCGCAGACTCGCCCCGGTCGTCGCAGCAGTTCTCGCCTTCACCGTCGTCACGCCGATCGCCGAGACCCAAGCCCAGACCGCGGCGGGCTTCAGTACGGCGTACCAGCGCATCCCCGGGGACGGTGGCTCGCAGCTCGGTGCGGTCGTGCTCACGCCGACGGGTCAGGGCGAGGGACCGTTTCCGCTGGTCGTGATGCCGTCCAGCTGGGGCGTGCCCAATGTCGAGTACGTCGGGCAGGGGGCGAAGCTGGCGACGGCGGGATTCCAGGTGATCTCGTACTCGAGTCGCGGGTTCTGGGACTCGGGCGGCGGCATCGACATCGCCGGGCCGCCGACCGTGGCCGACGTGAGCAAGGTGATCGACTGGGCCGACGAGTACACGCCGGCCGACACGGACCGGGTCGCCGCTGTCGGCATCTCGTACGGCGCGGGCGTGTCCTTGCTCGCGGGTGCGCGGGACGACCGGATCAAGGCGGTCGGCGCGCTGAGTGGCTGGGCCGACCTGATCGGCTCGCTGAATCCGAACGACAGCGTCGCGCTGCAGGCGGTCGCGGGCCTGCTTGCTCTTGGCAACGTCACCGGCCGGCCGGGTCCGGAGATGCGGTCGCTGCAGACGAAGTTCCTCACCGGCGACTACGACGGCGCGATCGCGGACGCGCGGCAGCTGTCCCCGGTCCGGTCGGCGGCCACGGTCGTCGACGAGACCAACCGGAACCGGCCGGCCGTGTTCCTCGCGAGCGCGTTCGAGGACTCGATCTTCCCGCCGACCCAGTACACCGACTTCTTCACCCGGCTGACCGGTCCGAAACGGCTGCTTCTGGCGCACGGGGATCACGCGACCCCCGAGGCGACCGGCGGGATCGGGCTCCCGAACGAGACGTGGGACAAGCTCGTGCCCTGGTTGCGGCAGCACCTGACCGGGACGGGTGGCGACGACGGTGCCGCGGTCCAGGTGAAGGACCAGCGCGGCGTCTGGCGGGGATACCCGAACTGGGCGGCGGTCGGCGAACAGCGCACGTCGTACCTGTCGAAGCCGGTCGGCCTGTCGCGTACCGGCGGGCTGCAGGGGCAGGCGTCGACGGGATGGAGCAACCGGATCGGAGCGGGCGTACCCACACGCGCGGACAGCGGTGTCGCCCTCGTCTCGGGTGCGTTGCAAGGGTTGCTGTCGATCCCGACCGGGGTCGCCACGCCGTTGGTGGATCGCTCGTTCGCCGGGGTGTGGGCCGGACCGGTCTACCAACAAGGGGCCGTGGTCAACGGTGCGCCTCGGTTGCACGTGACCGTCACGCCGAGCGCGCGGGACACGTCGCTGTTCGCCTACCTGTACGACGTGGACGCGCTGGGCGTCGGGTCGTTGGTCACACACAAGCCGTACACGGTGCGCGGGGCAACACCTGGCAAGGCGGTTCCGCTGGACTTCCGGCTCGAGGCGACCAGTTGGCAGGTGGCGGCCGGGCATCGGCTGGTCCTCGTCGTCGACACGGTGGATCCGCGGTACCTCGGCCGCAGTGCGCTCGGCTCGTCGGTCAGTTTCAGCTCGCCCGCAGGAGACCCAGCCTGGCTCAGCGTGCCGATCGCATGA
- a CDS encoding lactonase family protein, translating to MTSRRTFLGLGATAVGTAIVGAPTARAAESQTLYIGAYAPGGLGVATYDPASGMITSTGVLAGVAEPSLLIGTDRFLYAVNEQPDGGVTAIAVDAPGKLRILNRQPTGGSAPCHLALVAKGNYLLSANYGSGDVAVHPVNADGSLGERTDLVQHEGAAPHAHQVVEDPAGEYVLAVDLGTDSVYTYELSTAGKLALQATATMNEGAGPRHLAFHPSGVYAYVANELDSTITICGYDAGRLTPGTSLPTTPPGAPQNYPGEVLVSPDGRFVYLTNRGHNSIAVFAVEAGGAELRLVDTPSCGGDWPRHCGLDKSGALLFVANQRSNTITTFHRNQQTGTLTPAAEFSTPVPACTLSRSGR from the coding sequence ATGACGTCACGCCGCACCTTCCTCGGACTCGGCGCGACCGCGGTCGGCACCGCGATCGTCGGCGCCCCGACCGCCCGAGCCGCCGAAAGCCAGACCCTGTACATCGGCGCCTACGCCCCGGGGGGCCTCGGCGTCGCCACCTACGACCCCGCGTCCGGCATGATCACCTCCACAGGTGTCCTCGCCGGCGTCGCGGAGCCGTCGCTCCTGATCGGCACGGACCGCTTCCTCTACGCCGTCAACGAGCAACCCGACGGCGGCGTAACGGCGATCGCAGTCGATGCCCCAGGCAAACTCCGGATCCTGAATCGCCAACCCACCGGTGGTTCCGCGCCCTGCCACCTCGCCCTGGTAGCCAAGGGCAACTACCTGCTGAGTGCGAACTACGGTTCGGGCGACGTCGCCGTACACCCGGTGAACGCGGACGGCAGCCTCGGCGAGCGGACCGATCTGGTCCAGCACGAAGGCGCCGCGCCACACGCTCATCAGGTGGTCGAGGATCCGGCCGGCGAGTACGTCCTGGCCGTGGATCTCGGCACCGACTCGGTCTACACCTACGAGCTCTCCACAGCGGGCAAGCTCGCGCTCCAAGCGACGGCCACGATGAACGAAGGCGCCGGACCGCGGCACCTCGCGTTCCACCCGTCGGGCGTGTACGCCTATGTCGCGAATGAGCTGGACAGCACGATCACGATCTGCGGGTACGACGCCGGCCGGCTGACCCCGGGGACGTCGCTGCCGACGACGCCACCGGGCGCGCCGCAGAACTATCCGGGCGAGGTGCTCGTGTCGCCGGACGGCCGGTTCGTGTACCTGACGAACCGCGGTCACAACAGCATCGCCGTGTTCGCGGTCGAAGCCGGGGGAGCGGAGCTGCGGTTGGTGGACACCCCGTCCTGCGGCGGCGACTGGCCCCGGCATTGCGGACTCGACAAGTCCGGCGCGCTGCTGTTCGTCGCGAACCAACGGTCGAACACGATCACCACCTTTCACAGAAACCAACAGACCGGAACTCTGACTCCGGCGGCCGAGTTCAGTACGCCGGTCCCGGCCTGCACGCTCAGCCGGTCGGGCCGCTGA
- a CDS encoding PD40 domain-containing protein, which yields MRGRTRLTAALIAGLAIIGTAPATAATAALPKNGDVVFVSNGSLLAIQAGSTGTRTVLPSDGIRPKHSPDGRRLAFVRPEQNPGNPQQVDGIYLRTLATGAEQRIYQYPWTSNKHALAWSPDAGSLVVSDGAKLDRITLATGAVSTIWTAPAGTVVDAPAWSPDGSRIAFSTGNTIKLVHPDGSNLRTLTASPAGVLNNYPDWSPDSQKIAFVTNRYRGSYRSELVTLPRSGAGEPYRVSFRAYPNGIFFNGVAWSPDGLKIAAMQFNRDALPDEVDSDERFKVRAYLPDGSYSYTLVGPIVGDDGPEGLDWAPRVS from the coding sequence ATGAGGGGGAGAACAAGGCTGACCGCTGCCCTGATCGCGGGGCTGGCGATCATCGGCACCGCACCGGCCACAGCGGCTACCGCGGCACTTCCGAAGAACGGGGACGTGGTCTTCGTGTCGAACGGGAGCCTGCTGGCCATCCAGGCAGGGAGTACCGGGACGCGCACCGTACTGCCGTCGGACGGGATCCGGCCGAAGCACTCGCCGGACGGCCGGCGGCTCGCGTTCGTACGGCCCGAGCAGAACCCGGGCAATCCGCAACAGGTGGACGGGATCTACCTGCGCACCCTGGCCACCGGCGCCGAGCAACGCATCTACCAGTACCCGTGGACGAGCAACAAGCACGCGCTCGCGTGGTCGCCGGACGCGGGCTCGCTGGTCGTGTCGGACGGGGCCAAACTGGATCGGATCACCCTCGCGACCGGTGCCGTCTCGACCATCTGGACGGCGCCGGCGGGAACCGTGGTCGACGCGCCGGCCTGGTCGCCGGACGGCAGCCGGATCGCGTTCAGCACCGGGAACACGATCAAGCTGGTCCACCCCGACGGCAGCAACCTGCGCACCTTGACGGCGAGCCCGGCCGGCGTGCTGAACAACTACCCGGACTGGTCGCCGGACTCGCAGAAGATCGCCTTCGTCACCAACCGGTACCGCGGGTCGTACCGGAGCGAGCTGGTCACGTTGCCGCGGAGTGGGGCGGGGGAGCCGTACCGGGTGAGCTTCCGCGCGTATCCGAACGGGATCTTCTTCAACGGCGTCGCGTGGTCGCCGGACGGGCTGAAGATCGCGGCGATGCAGTTCAACCGGGACGCGCTGCCGGACGAGGTGGACAGCGACGAACGGTTCAAGGTCCGGGCGTACCTGCCGGACGGGTCGTACAGCTACACGCTGGTCGGGCCGATCGTCGGTGACGACGGGCCCGAGGGACTCGACTGGGCGCCCCGGGTGTCCTGA
- a CDS encoding aldo/keto reductase, whose translation MTAPSRVLAPRSTVRFRPPHFGLGGAPLGRLPADVEGERAATNTVAAAYRAGLRFFDTAPWFGDGRAEARLGTALAGSPRAEFLVSTKVGGDLTADEVRRSLDASLGRLGTSFVDLVLVAEPGERALVEICPVLQELRSQGVIGAIGAESKDWRRLETFARDTEPDAVQLDGGYSLLDRTAAPLLDLCAERGISAIVAGALSSGALSSGGPVISGSGTAAPSVLEEIRARRIAAAGEPYGVSLPQLAVAFPSRHPAVTSVLVEAGSPAEIRADAALVRRPIPAQLWDDPDLTALLTGP comes from the coding sequence ATGACAGCTCCCAGCCGCGTACTCGCACCACGTTCCACCGTCCGGTTCCGTCCGCCCCACTTCGGGCTGGGCGGCGCACCGCTCGGCCGCCTGCCCGCGGACGTCGAGGGGGAGCGGGCCGCGACGAACACCGTCGCCGCGGCGTACCGGGCCGGGCTCCGCTTCTTCGACACAGCCCCGTGGTTCGGCGACGGACGGGCGGAGGCCCGTCTTGGGACCGCGCTGGCCGGATCCCCGCGAGCCGAGTTCCTGGTCTCGACCAAGGTCGGGGGTGACCTGACCGCTGATGAGGTCCGGCGATCGCTGGACGCGAGCCTGGGTCGGTTGGGCACGTCATTCGTCGACCTCGTGCTCGTGGCCGAGCCGGGTGAGCGGGCCCTGGTCGAGATCTGCCCGGTGCTGCAGGAACTTCGCAGCCAGGGTGTCATTGGCGCGATAGGGGCCGAGAGCAAGGACTGGCGCCGACTCGAGACGTTCGCCCGCGACACCGAGCCGGACGCCGTCCAGCTCGACGGCGGGTACTCCCTGCTCGACCGGACCGCGGCACCGCTGCTCGACCTGTGCGCGGAGCGAGGGATCAGCGCGATCGTGGCCGGGGCCCTGTCCTCGGGTGCGCTCTCGTCCGGTGGGCCGGTGATCTCCGGATCGGGGACCGCGGCGCCGTCCGTCCTGGAGGAGATCAGGGCGCGGCGGATCGCGGCGGCGGGCGAGCCGTACGGCGTGTCGCTGCCGCAGCTCGCGGTCGCGTTCCCGAGCCGGCATCCCGCGGTGACGTCGGTCCTGGTCGAAGCGGGCAGCCCGGCCGAGATCCGCGCCGACGCGGCCCTGGTCCGCCGGCCGATCCCGGCCCAGCTCTGGGACGACCCCGACCTCACCGCCCTCCTGACCGGCCCCTGA
- a CDS encoding CBU_0592 family membrane protein — MHAVDILEIVGAITILIAFTASQTGRLATKTRSYQLLNLVGSAVLAAIALVQASWGFLLLEGTWAVVSLFGLIAVLRRKPEPTLQH, encoded by the coding sequence ATGCACGCAGTCGACATTCTCGAGATCGTCGGGGCGATCACCATCCTGATCGCCTTCACCGCTTCCCAGACGGGCCGCCTGGCGACCAAGACCCGCAGCTACCAGCTGCTCAACCTGGTCGGCTCGGCGGTGCTGGCCGCGATCGCCCTCGTCCAGGCGTCCTGGGGCTTCCTGCTGCTGGAAGGGACCTGGGCTGTAGTCAGCCTGTTCGGCCTGATCGCCGTCCTCCGCCGCAAACCCGAGCCGACCCTCCAGCACTGA
- a CDS encoding AAA family ATPase produces the protein MTETTVPAGSVAQQSHLVSEAINEVKRVIVGQEHMVETLMVSLLAKGHCLLEGVPGVAKTLAVRTFASVVGGTFARIQFTPDLVPSDIVGTRIYRQTRETFDIELGPTFVNFVLADEINRAPAKVQSAMLELMAERQVSIGGQTFPMPKPFIVIATQNPIESEGVYPLPEAQRDRFLVKIDVPHPRGHEEFEILRRMSVDPPQPRQVLKPETILELQRSAEQVFVHNLVAEYAVRLVMATRTPTDFHLPDLEPIIELGVSPRATLGLIAAGRALALIHGRDYLLPSDIQTVALDVMGHRLGLTFDAIADNIDPRAVVERILATVPPPQPVWRDGNDGSGRPEFV, from the coding sequence ATGACCGAAACCACTGTGCCGGCAGGGTCTGTGGCCCAGCAGTCCCACCTGGTCAGTGAGGCGATCAACGAGGTCAAACGTGTGATCGTCGGCCAGGAGCACATGGTCGAGACGCTGATGGTCTCGCTGCTGGCCAAGGGCCACTGCCTGCTCGAGGGTGTGCCGGGGGTCGCCAAGACGCTCGCGGTCCGGACCTTCGCCTCGGTGGTCGGCGGGACGTTCGCCCGGATCCAGTTCACCCCGGACCTGGTGCCGTCCGACATCGTCGGCACCCGGATCTACCGGCAGACCCGGGAGACGTTCGACATCGAGCTCGGCCCGACGTTCGTGAACTTCGTGCTCGCCGACGAGATCAACCGGGCCCCGGCCAAGGTGCAGTCGGCGATGCTGGAGCTGATGGCCGAGCGGCAGGTGTCGATCGGCGGCCAGACCTTCCCGATGCCGAAGCCGTTCATCGTGATCGCGACCCAGAACCCGATCGAGTCCGAGGGCGTGTACCCGTTGCCCGAGGCGCAGCGGGACCGCTTCCTGGTCAAGATCGACGTACCGCACCCGCGCGGGCACGAGGAGTTCGAGATCCTCCGCCGGATGAGCGTGGACCCGCCGCAGCCGCGCCAGGTGCTCAAGCCCGAGACGATCCTGGAGCTGCAGCGCTCGGCCGAGCAGGTGTTCGTGCACAACCTGGTCGCCGAGTACGCGGTCCGGCTGGTGATGGCGACCCGGACGCCGACCGATTTCCACCTGCCCGACCTGGAGCCGATCATCGAGCTCGGCGTCAGCCCGCGGGCCACCCTGGGCCTGATCGCGGCCGGTCGCGCGCTCGCGCTGATCCACGGCCGCGACTATCTGCTGCCGAGCGACATCCAGACCGTCGCCCTGGACGTGATGGGGCACCGGCTCGGCCTCACCTTCGACGCGATCGCGGACAACATCGACCCGCGCGCCGTGGTCGAGCGCATCCTGGCCACCGTGCCGCCGCCGCAGCCGGTCTGGCGGGACGGCAACGACGGCTCCGGACGCCCGGAGTTCGTCTAG
- a CDS encoding DUF58 domain-containing protein: protein MANRPDPRAAMTISQLAPERALRRLELTVVRRLEGYLHGEHLGLLPGPGTELAEAREYQVGDDVRRMDWAVTARTTMPHVRDLIADRELETWALVDLSASMDFGTTQLEKRELAVAAVATVGFLTHRLGDRFGGLMLRDSALRRWPARSGRLALYGLLRALLAEKDHGEQQARSDLAGALESMARTQRKRGLRVVVSDFLTPEDGETDSRAEPSWERAMRKLTVQHQVLAVEIVDPRELELPNIGVVMIGDPETGAIRELDTRKRRVREEYAAAALAQRERTRTALRRVGAGHLVLRTDRDWVADTVRFVLAYRRVAPRLHQPPKGVAR from the coding sequence ATGGCGAACCGACCGGACCCACGGGCTGCGATGACGATCTCGCAGCTCGCCCCGGAACGCGCGCTGCGCCGGCTCGAACTCACCGTCGTCCGGCGCCTCGAGGGGTACCTGCACGGTGAGCACCTCGGCCTGTTGCCGGGACCGGGGACCGAGCTGGCCGAGGCCCGCGAGTACCAGGTCGGCGACGACGTCCGCCGGATGGACTGGGCCGTCACCGCCCGGACCACGATGCCGCACGTCCGCGACCTGATCGCGGACCGTGAGCTGGAGACCTGGGCGCTGGTCGACCTGTCCGCGTCGATGGACTTCGGCACCACCCAGCTGGAGAAGCGGGAACTGGCCGTGGCCGCGGTCGCGACCGTCGGCTTCCTGACCCACCGGCTCGGCGACCGCTTCGGTGGACTGATGCTGCGCGACTCGGCGTTGCGCCGCTGGCCGGCCCGCTCGGGACGACTCGCGCTGTACGGGCTGTTGCGGGCGTTGCTCGCGGAGAAGGACCACGGCGAGCAGCAGGCGCGCAGCGACCTGGCCGGGGCGCTGGAGTCGATGGCGCGGACCCAGCGCAAGCGGGGACTGCGGGTGGTCGTGTCCGACTTCCTCACCCCTGAGGACGGCGAGACCGACAGCCGGGCGGAGCCGTCCTGGGAGCGCGCGATGCGCAAGCTCACCGTCCAGCACCAGGTGCTCGCCGTCGAGATCGTCGACCCGCGCGAGCTCGAACTGCCGAACATCGGTGTCGTCATGATCGGCGACCCGGAGACCGGCGCGATCCGCGAGCTCGACACCCGCAAGCGCCGCGTCCGCGAGGAGTACGCCGCGGCCGCGCTCGCGCAGCGGGAACGGACCAGGACCGCCCTGCGTAGGGTAGGAGCGGGACACCTGGTTCTGCGGACCGACCGTGACTGGGTGGCCGACACCGTGCGGTTCGTGCTCGCGTACCGCCGAGTCGCCCCCCGCCTGCACCAACCGCCGAAGGGAGTGGCTCGCTGA
- a CDS encoding VWA domain-containing protein, which produces MEFLSPARLWFLLLIPLVVAAYVYLQHRRAQYALRFTNIALLDRVAPRRPQWRRHVAVVLALLAAASCIVAFAQPKDEVKVPRERATIVVAIDVSLSMMATDVDPNRLEAAKKSAKNFVNQLPSKFNVSLVSFAGTASIIVPPTTDRATVQRSIDGLELAESTATGEGIFTSLQALTQVPPDPEHPNDPAPARIVLLSDGKRTVGRTAQEGAQAAKSKNTPVYTITFGTDSGFIEMDGIRQRVPPDRAELRSVAEITDGQAYTAESAGELEDVYKDIGSSVGYDKVDKEVTSRFAGIAMLLTLAAAGACIALASRFP; this is translated from the coding sequence ATGGAGTTCCTGTCTCCGGCCAGACTGTGGTTCCTGCTGCTGATTCCGCTGGTCGTCGCAGCGTACGTCTACCTGCAACACCGGCGCGCGCAGTACGCCCTGCGCTTCACCAACATCGCGTTGCTGGACCGGGTCGCGCCGCGGCGTCCGCAGTGGCGGCGGCACGTGGCCGTCGTACTGGCGTTGCTGGCCGCGGCCTCCTGCATCGTGGCGTTCGCGCAGCCGAAGGACGAGGTGAAGGTGCCGCGGGAGCGGGCCACCATCGTGGTCGCGATCGACGTGTCGCTGTCGATGATGGCGACCGACGTCGACCCGAACCGGCTCGAAGCCGCGAAGAAGTCGGCGAAGAACTTCGTCAACCAGCTGCCGTCCAAGTTCAACGTCTCGCTGGTCAGCTTCGCGGGGACGGCGTCGATCATCGTCCCGCCGACCACCGACCGGGCCACCGTGCAGCGCTCGATCGACGGGCTGGAGCTGGCCGAGTCGACGGCGACCGGTGAGGGCATCTTCACCTCGCTGCAGGCGCTGACCCAGGTCCCGCCGGACCCGGAGCACCCGAACGACCCGGCCCCCGCCCGCATCGTGCTGCTGTCCGACGGCAAGCGGACCGTCGGGCGGACCGCGCAGGAAGGTGCGCAGGCAGCCAAGTCGAAGAACACCCCGGTGTACACGATCACCTTCGGTACCGACTCGGGCTTCATCGAGATGGACGGCATCCGCCAGCGCGTTCCCCCGGACCGCGCCGAGCTGCGCAGCGTCGCCGAGATCACCGACGGCCAGGCGTACACGGCGGAGTCCGCGGGCGAGCTGGAGGACGTCTACAAGGACATCGGCAGCTCGGTCGGCTACGACAAGGTCGACAAGGAGGTCACCTCGCGGTTCGCCGGGATCGCGATGCTGCTGACCCTGGCCGCCGCCGGAGCCTGTATCGCGCTGGCCTCCAGGTTCCCGTAG